One Alnus glutinosa chromosome 3, dhAlnGlut1.1, whole genome shotgun sequence genomic region harbors:
- the LOC133863607 gene encoding shikimate O-hydroxycinnamoyltransferase-like: MIINVKESTMVRPAGETPQRALWNSNVDLVVPRFHTPSVYFYRPTGAPNFFDANVLKEALSRALVHFYPMAARLKRDEDGRIEIDCNAEGVLFVEAETTSVIDDFGDFAPTLELRQLIPAVDYSKGIESYPLLVLQVTYFKCGGVSLGVGMQHHVADGFSGLHFVNAWSDMARGLDLTIPPFIDDRILLRARDPPKPAFQHIEYQPAPAMKTPIQSAKSGPDSTVVSMFRITREQLNALKAKSKDDGNTINYSSYEMLSGHVWRCTCVARALPGDQETKLYIATDGRSRLRPPLPHGYFGNVIFTATPIALAGDLQSKPTWYAASRIHNALKRMDNEYLRSALDYLELQPDLSALVRGAHTFRCPNLGITSWIRLPIHDADFGWGRPIFMGPGGIPYEGLSFMIPSPTNDGSLSVAIALQSEHMKVFESLLYEI; encoded by the exons ATGATCATCAACGTGAAGGAGTCTACAATGGTGCGGCCGGCCGGGGAGACCCCGCAGCGCGCGCTGTGGAACTCGAACGTAGACCTGGTGGTGCCGCGCTTCCACACACCGAGCGTCTACTTCTACCGGCCAACGGGCGCACCCAACTTCTTCGACGCGAATGTGCTCAAGGAGGCCCTCAGCAGGGCCCTCGTGCACTTCTACCCCATGGCCGCCCGCCTCAAGCGGGACGAAGACGGTAGGATCGAGATTGATTGTAATGCCGAGGGGGTGCTCTTCGTCGAGGCTGAGACGACCTCCGTCATCGATGATTTCGGCGATTTTGCGCCCACGTTGGAGCTCCGGCAGCTCATTCCTGCTGTGGACTATTCCAAAGGGATCGAATCTTATCCCCTATTGGTCTTGCAG GTAACATATTTTAAATGTGGCGGAGTCTCACTTGGTGTTGGTATGCAGCACCATGTAGCGGATGGGTTTTCTGGGCTCCACTTTGTGAACGCATGGTCAGATATGGCTCGGGGTCTTGATCTAACTATTCCGCCATTCATAGACGACCGGATCCTACTCCGCGCCCGCGACCCACCTAAACCAGCATTCCAGCACATCGAATACCAGCCGGCTCCGGCGATGAAAACCCCCATCCAATCCGCAAAATCAGGTCCCGACAGTACAGTAGTCTCAATGTTCAGAATAACCAGAGAGCAGCTGAATGCCCTCAAAGCCAAGTCTAAAGATGATGGCAACACAATCAATTATAGCTCGTATGAGATGTTGTCAGGTCATGTGTGGAGATGCACATGCGTGGCACGTGCACTTCCTGGTGATCAAGAGACCAAATTGTATATCGCGACCGATGGACGGTCCAGATTGCGTCCTCCACTCCCGCACGGTTACTTTGGGAATGTGATTTTCACCGCCACTCCAATAGCTCTAGCAGGTGATCTCCAATCTAAACCAACATGGTATGCTGCGAGCAGGATTCATAATGCATTGAAACGGATGGACAATGAGTATTTGAGATCGGCCCTTGATTATCTAGAGCTTCAGCCTGACCTCTCGGCGCTTGTTCGTGGGGCACATACTTTCCGATGTCCAAATCTTGGTATAACAAGCTGGATCAGGCTGCCAATCCACGATGCTGATTTTGGGTGGGGTAGGCCCATTTTCATGGGACCTGGTGGGATTCCGTACGAGGGGTTGTCATTTATGATACCAAGTCCAACGAATGACGGCAGCTTATCGGTTGCAATCGCTCTACAATCTGAACATATGAAAGTGTTTGAGAGTTTGttatatgaaatttga